One genomic region from Doryrhamphus excisus isolate RoL2022-K1 chromosome 14, RoL_Dexc_1.0, whole genome shotgun sequence encodes:
- the LOC131101328 gene encoding sodium-dependent neutral amino acid transporter B(0)AT3-like isoform X1, whose protein sequence is MDIPKEVEVAEKVVKWDNKIQYLLTVIGFAVGLGNIWRFPFLCQIYGGGAFLIPYLLALVFEGIPLLYLELAVGQRLRKGSIGVWTSISPFLGGVGIASMIVSFLVALFYNAVLAWVLWYLYNSLLSPQPWSQCPQDQQNATAECKTSTPANYFWYRETLNITPDIETSGPLQWKLVICLTCAWLMLYLCFIKGIKSMGKAVYVTTPLPYIVLTIFLIRALTLPGATDGLVYLFTPDWGILKDPQVWLDAATQIFFSLSVAFGGLIAFSSYNNQLNNCEKDAVMVGIINSATSLYASISVFSILGFKANNALNSCREENIHFLKSTLVFASENITTENYDDELEYMASAFPVEMSKLNLKSCDLKTFLDQSASGTGLAFITFTEAVLEMPGSQLWAALFFLMLFSLGLSSMFGIFEGVLKSFHDLNLVPKCVPNELFTGVVCLLSLLVSLIFTMGSGNYWVGIFNSYVGSIPLLIVAFFEVVGVVYVHGLKEFTEDIFFMTGKTPNIYWRICWSYISPIMLFVVLVAYVVLEAKNQPTYGAWNPAYELFPQTEVKTYPDWVFAIIILVCLLPVISIPLVALYNLIRVCYAHPNVTLYKFEMFETPAWVQRRANHQLSNVEIN, encoded by the exons ATGGACATACCCAAAGAAGTGGAGGTGGCGGAGAAGGTGGTGAAATGGGACAACAAAATTCAGTACTTGCTCACAGTCATTGGATTTGCAGTTGGACTGGGAAACATATGGAGGTTTCCCTTCCTGTGCCAAATTTACGGAGGAG GAGCGTTCCTCATCCCGTACCTGTTGGCGCTGGTGTTTGAGGGCATCCCCCTGCTGTACCTGGAGTTGGCTGTGGGACAGAGGCTGCGCAAAGGGAGCATCGGCGTATGGACGTCCATTTCACCTTTTCTGGGTGGAGTGG GCATTGCCTCCATGATCGTGTCTTTCCTGGTGGCTCTCTTCTACAACGCCGTCCTAGCTTGGGTGCTCTGGTACTTGTACAACTCGCTCCTAAGCCCGCAGCCATGGAGCCAGTGTCCCCAGGATCAGCAAA ATGCGACGGCAGAATGTAAGACGAGCACTCCAGCCAACTACTTCTGGTACCGTGAGACGCTGAACATCACGCCGGACATCGAGACCAGCGGGCCTCTGCAGTGGAAGTTGGTGATCTGCCTGACCTGCGCCTGGTTGATGCTCTACCTCTGTTTCATCAAAGGGATCAAGTCAATGGGAAAG GCTGTGTATGTGACAACCCCTCTGCCTTACATCGTCCTGACCATCTTCCTGATCCGTGCCCTCACCCTGCCCGGAGCTACAGATGGACTGGTCTATCTCTTCACTCCTGAT TGGGGGATACTCAAGGACCCTCAAGTGTGGTTAGACGCCGCAACACAGATCTTCTTCTCTCTGTCGGTAGCATTTGGAGGTCTGATAGCGTTCTCCAGCTACAATAACCAGCT aaACAACTGCGAGAAGGATGCAGTCATGGTGGGAATAATAAACAGTGCCACATCCCTTTACGCATCCATCTCCGTCTTTTCCATCCTGGGCTTTAAAGCCAACAATGCCTTGAACAGCTGCAGAGAAGA AAACATCCATTTTTTGAAGAGCACCTTGGTTTTTGCGTCCGAGAATATAACAACAGAAAACTACGATGACGAGCTGGAGTACATGGCTTCGGCGTTTCCTGTTGAGATGAGCAAACTGAATCTGAAATCATGTGACCTAAAAACCTTCCTAGACCAG agCGCTTCAGGAACCGGCCTGGCGTTCATCACGTTCACCGAAGCAGTGCTGGAGATGCCTGGATCACAATTATGGGCGGCGTTGTTCTTCCTGATGCTCTTCAGCTTAGGGCTGTCCTCCATGTTTGGCATCTTTGAGGGAGTCCTTAAATCTTTCCATGACCTCAACCTGGTGCCTAAATGTGTCCCCAATGAACTTTTTACAG gtgtgGTCTGCTTACTCTCCCTTTTGGTGTCTCTCATCTTCACCATGGGCTCTGGGAACTACTGGGTGGGGATCTTCAACAGCTACGTGGGCTCCATCCCCCTGctcattgttgcattttttgaAGTGGTCGGAGTCGTTTATGTCCACGGATTGAAAGA GTTCACTGAAGACATCTTCTTCATGACTGGGAAGACGCCCAATATTTACTGGAGGATTTGCTGGAGTTACATCAGTCCCATAATGCTCTTCGTGGTTCTGGTGGCGTATGTGGTCCTCGAGGCAAAGAATCAGCCCACATACGGCGCGTGGAACCCTGCTTAT GAATTATTTCCCCAAACGGAGGTGAAGACCTACCCAGACTGGGTGTTTGCCATCATCATCCTCGTTTGTTTGCTGCCTGTGATTTCCATCCCGCTGGTGGCTCTCTACAACCTCATCAGGGTGTGTTACGCCCACCCTAATGTCACCCTGTACAAGTTTGAGATGTTCGAAACACCAGCCTGGGTGCAGCGACGAGCTAATCACCAGCTTTCAAACGTGGAAATCAATTAa
- the LOC131101328 gene encoding sodium-dependent neutral amino acid transporter B(0)AT3-like isoform X2 produces MDIPKEVEVAEKVVKWDNKIQYLLTVIGFAVGLGNIWRFPFLCQIYGGGAFLIPYLLALVFEGIPLLYLELAVGQRLRKGSIGVWTSISPFLGGVGIASMIVSFLVALFYNAVLAWVLWYLYNSLLSPQPWSQCPQDQQNATAECKTSTPANYFWYRETLNITPDIETSGPLQWKLVICLTCAWLMLYLCFIKGIKSMGKAVYVTTPLPYIVLTIFLIRALTLPGATDGLVYLFTPDWGILKDPQVWLDAATQIFFSLSVAFGGLIAFSSYNNQLNNCEKDAVMVGIINSATSLYASISVFSILGFKANNALNSCREENIHFLKSTLVFASENITTENYDDELEYMASAFPVEMSKLNLKSCDLKTFLDQSASGTGLAFITFTEAVLEMPGSQLWAALFFLMLFSLGLSSMFGIFEGVLKSFHDLNLVPKCVPNELFTGVVCLLSLLVSLIFTMGSGNYWVH; encoded by the exons ATGGACATACCCAAAGAAGTGGAGGTGGCGGAGAAGGTGGTGAAATGGGACAACAAAATTCAGTACTTGCTCACAGTCATTGGATTTGCAGTTGGACTGGGAAACATATGGAGGTTTCCCTTCCTGTGCCAAATTTACGGAGGAG GAGCGTTCCTCATCCCGTACCTGTTGGCGCTGGTGTTTGAGGGCATCCCCCTGCTGTACCTGGAGTTGGCTGTGGGACAGAGGCTGCGCAAAGGGAGCATCGGCGTATGGACGTCCATTTCACCTTTTCTGGGTGGAGTGG GCATTGCCTCCATGATCGTGTCTTTCCTGGTGGCTCTCTTCTACAACGCCGTCCTAGCTTGGGTGCTCTGGTACTTGTACAACTCGCTCCTAAGCCCGCAGCCATGGAGCCAGTGTCCCCAGGATCAGCAAA ATGCGACGGCAGAATGTAAGACGAGCACTCCAGCCAACTACTTCTGGTACCGTGAGACGCTGAACATCACGCCGGACATCGAGACCAGCGGGCCTCTGCAGTGGAAGTTGGTGATCTGCCTGACCTGCGCCTGGTTGATGCTCTACCTCTGTTTCATCAAAGGGATCAAGTCAATGGGAAAG GCTGTGTATGTGACAACCCCTCTGCCTTACATCGTCCTGACCATCTTCCTGATCCGTGCCCTCACCCTGCCCGGAGCTACAGATGGACTGGTCTATCTCTTCACTCCTGAT TGGGGGATACTCAAGGACCCTCAAGTGTGGTTAGACGCCGCAACACAGATCTTCTTCTCTCTGTCGGTAGCATTTGGAGGTCTGATAGCGTTCTCCAGCTACAATAACCAGCT aaACAACTGCGAGAAGGATGCAGTCATGGTGGGAATAATAAACAGTGCCACATCCCTTTACGCATCCATCTCCGTCTTTTCCATCCTGGGCTTTAAAGCCAACAATGCCTTGAACAGCTGCAGAGAAGA AAACATCCATTTTTTGAAGAGCACCTTGGTTTTTGCGTCCGAGAATATAACAACAGAAAACTACGATGACGAGCTGGAGTACATGGCTTCGGCGTTTCCTGTTGAGATGAGCAAACTGAATCTGAAATCATGTGACCTAAAAACCTTCCTAGACCAG agCGCTTCAGGAACCGGCCTGGCGTTCATCACGTTCACCGAAGCAGTGCTGGAGATGCCTGGATCACAATTATGGGCGGCGTTGTTCTTCCTGATGCTCTTCAGCTTAGGGCTGTCCTCCATGTTTGGCATCTTTGAGGGAGTCCTTAAATCTTTCCATGACCTCAACCTGGTGCCTAAATGTGTCCCCAATGAACTTTTTACAG gtgtgGTCTGCTTACTCTCCCTTTTGGTGTCTCTCATCTTCACCATGGGCTCTGGGAACTACTGG GTTCACTGA
- the LOC131101329 gene encoding sodium-dependent neutral amino acid transporter B(0)AT3-like, translating to MAKAKGGAVEEEVKWDNKIQYMLTSIGFAVGIGNVWRFPYLCQIYGGGAFLIPYLLALAFEGLPLLYLEMAIGQRLRKGSIGVWKSISPFLGGVGIGSMVVSFLVCVFYNTILAWVFWYFFNSFQNPLPWSQCPLNVNRTGLDAECEKSTPVNYFWYRQTLNITADIETSGSLQWWLVVCLACAWLLIYVCFIKGIQTMGKAVYVTTPLPYVVLTIFLIRALTLPGATDGLVYLFTPDWEILKNPQVWLDASTQIFFSLSVAFGGLIAISSYANEKNNCEKDAVAVGIINSATSLYAAISIFAILGFKANNAFNTCLKENILSLTNHFEFSDQNITTENYDQWVEHLNRTSPAELSSLQLRECDLKTFLDQSASGTGLAFILFTEAVLEMPGSQLWAVLFFLMLFSLGLSSMFGNFEGVLKPFADLHLLPKSVPNELVTGFFCLLSLSISLIFTMGSGNYWVEVFNSYVGSIPLLIIAFFEVIGVVYIYGMKNFSEDIRFMTGKRPNMYWKACWMVISPLMLLVVLISYVVLQAQKHPTYFAWNQDYELFPKTEVKPYPDWVFAIIVLLCVMPVISIPLVALYKGIQKVIKMSSRHADLNPYSNGGFQMEAQ from the exons ATGGCCAAAGCTAAAGGAGGAGCCGTGGAGGAGGAAGTCAAATGGGACAACAAGATCCAGTACATGCTGACCTCCATCGGTTTTGCGGTGGGAATTGGAAACGTCTGGCGTTTTCCCTACTTGTGCCAAATCTATGGAGGAG GAGCGTTCCTCATCCCATACCTGTTGGCGTTGGCGTTTGAAGGTCTCCCGCTGCTCTACCTGGAGATGGCCATCGGACAGAGGCTGCGGAAAGGAAGCATCGGCGTCTGGAAGTCCATTTCACCTTTCCTGGGTGGAGTTG GCATCGGCTCCATGGTTGTATCGTTCCTGGTGTGCGTTTTCTACAACACCATCCTGGCCTGGGTGTTCTGGTACTTTTTCAACTCCTTCCAGAACCCTCTCCCGTGGAGCCAGTGTCCGCTCAACGTTAATCGCACGG GTTTGGATGCTGAATGTGAGAAGAGCACTCCAGTCAATTACTTCTGGTACCGTCAGACACTGAACATCACGGCTGACATCGAGACCAGCGGTTCTCTGCAGTGGTGGTTGGTGGTCTGCCTGGCCTGCGCCTGGTTGTTGATCTATGTTTGTTTCATCAAAGGGATCCAAACCATGGGGAAG GCTGTGTATGTGACAACACCTCTGCCTTACGTGGTCCTGACCATCTTCCTGATCCGTGCCCTCACCCTGCCCGGAGCTACAGATGGACTGGTCTATCTCTTCACTCCTGAT TGGGAGATACTGAAGAACCCTCAGGTGTGGTTAGACGCCTCAACCCAGATCTTCTTCTCTCTGTCGGTGGCCTTTGGAGGTCTGATAGCCATCTCCAGCTATGCCAACGAAAA AAACAACTGTGAAAAGGATGCAGTCGCTGTGGGAATAATAAACAGCGCCACATCCCTCTACGCGGCCATCTCCATCTTTGCCATCCTGGGCTTTAAAGCCAACAACGCCTTTAACACGTGCCTAAAAGA AAACATCTTGTCTTTGACCAACCACTTTGAGTTTTCCGACCAGAATATAACAACCGAGAACTACGACCAATGGGTGGAGCATCTGAACCGCACCAGTCCTGCTGAGCTCTCAAGCCTGCAGCTGAGAGAATGTGACCTGAAAACATTCCTGGACCAG AGCGCTTCAGGAACCGGCCTGGCTTTTATCTTATTCACCGAAGCAGTGCTGGAGATGCCCGGATCGCAGTTATGGGCGGTATTGTTTTTCCTGATGCTGTTCAGCTTGGGCCTGTCCTCCATGTTTGGCAATTTCGAAGGGGTCCTGAAACCCTTTGCTGACCTCCACCTGTTGCCTAAGTCAGTGCCCAATGAACTTGTGACAG gGTTCTTCTGCCTGCTTTCCTTATCCATTTCCCTCATCTTCACCATGGGCTCTGGGAACTACTGGGTGGAGGTCTTCAACAGCTACGTGGGCTCCATCCCCCTGCTCATTATCGCATTTTTCGAGGTTATCGGAGTCGTTTACATCTATGGGATGAAAAA TTTCAGTGAGGACATCCGTTTCATGACGGGGAAGAGACCCAATATGTATTGGAAAGCGTGCTGGATGGTCATCAGTCCTCTGATGCTCCTGGTGGTACTGATTTCGTATGTGGTCCTCCAAGCTCAGAAACACCCCACATACTTTGCATGGAATCAAGATTAT GAACTCTTCCCCAAAACGGAGGTGAAGCCCTACCCGGACTGGGTGTTTGCCATCATCGTCCTCCTTTGTGTGATGCCTGTGATTTCCATCCCACTGGTGGCGCTCTACAAAGGCATCCAAAAGGTCATCAAGATGTCTTCTCGGCATGCTGACCTAAACCCATACAGCAATGGCGGCTTTCAGATGGAAGCGCAGTAA